A single window of Pyxicephalus adspersus chromosome 10, UCB_Pads_2.0, whole genome shotgun sequence DNA harbors:
- the ARL3 gene encoding ADP-ribosylation factor-like protein 3, which produces MGLLSILRKLKSAPDQEVRILLLGLDNAGKTTLLKQLASEDISHITPTQGFNIKSVQSQGFKLNVWDIGGQRKIRPYWRNYFENTDVLIYVIDSADRKRFEETGQELAELLDEEKLSGVPVLIFANKQDLLTAAPASEIAEGLNLHTIRDRVWQIQSCSALTGEGVQDGMNWVCKNVNAKKK; this is translated from the exons ATG GGTCTGCTGTCTATCTTGCGTAAATTGAAAAGTGCTCCAGACCAGGAGGTACGGATCCTGCTCCTGGGTCTCGACAATGCAGGAAAGACAACGTTACTAAAGCAACTGGCGTCAGAGGATATAAGTCacatcactccaacacag GGATTTAATATTAAGAGTGTACAATCTCAGGGATTTAAACTCAATGTATGGGACATTGGAGGACAAAGGAAGATCAGGCCGTACTGGAGGAATTATTTTGAGAATACAGATGTACTT ATTTACGTAATTGACAGCGCAGACAGAAAACGCTTTGAAGAAACTGGCCAG gaACTGGCTGAACTCTTGGATGAGGAGAAGCTTAGTGGAGTCCCTGTACTGATCTTTGCTAACAAACAGGATTTACTGACAGCTGCACCCGCCTCAGAAATTGCAGAAGGTCTAAACCTGCACACAATCCGGGACAGAGTCTGGCAGATTCAGTCGTGTTCAGCACTCACAGGAGAAGGCGTACAA